A window of Aurantibacillus circumpalustris genomic DNA:
ACAAAAGAAGTATCCGTGCATCCAAATAAAGTATTAATAACAAGATAGGGATAATAAGTTCCAGGTGTATTGTAAACAAATGTCTGTGGAGGAACCGCATAAGCGTTGCTTGCAGGCGGTAAAGGAGTATTGCCACTTACCGTAACCGATGGGGTTGCACCATTACACCATGTATAAGAAACAATATGATTGGATGGTGCGGTAAAACTAGAATCTCTGTACTTCACCGTTAAAGGAACACAGCCATTTCTCTTATCCACATTAAACAATGCAGAAGGCCGAGCAATGGTATCGAATTCGTTATGAACTTTGCCAGAAGAACAATGTGCTATAGAAGTTGACTGGGCAACGAGTGTTATATTGGGATTAAAATATTGATAAATCGTATAGGGATTAGCACTTCCTTGATAAAATGTAAAGGTAACATTACCCATATTGTTTATACTGATGGACGCAGGTGAAACACTATGAGAAGAATTTGGGGGAAAAGTGGCTGTCCATATAAAAGTTAAAGGTGCGCCTGTATTACTGCTAGAAATATTGATGTACGAGGCTATCATTGATTTAGTGCATGTCGAATGTGGAGGCGTTAATGTAAAATCGGGAGAAACCTGTTCTACGAACGTTGTTTTGAGAACGCTAATTGGCGGGCAGCCTCCACCAGTTTGTACACTAACATTTAAGGTATGTATTCCTGGCGCTGTAAAAAAACAAACAGTATCAATAAAGGTAGTTCCGTTAGGATTGGTTGGAAAAGAAAACAGACCTAAAGACTGCGCATTAAATGTTACATTATTCTGCGACGTTTGTATGGTTGCCGGCACAGGACCATTAAGACAAACTGTTCCAGGGATAGTTGCAGTGAGGCTTGGGTTCACAACTGCAACAGCAACCGTACCTGAATTACTACACTGATTATTGTCTGTAAGCTGCAATGTAATTAGATTTACTCCTTGTCCAAAAGAAATCTGCCCTGGATTTGCTCCACCCGAACTTGCAGGAGTACCACCAGTAAAAGTCCAATTGTAGGTAAGTTGCCCACCTGGTATAGGAGAACCACTTGAGGAGCCAGAGCCATTAATATTAGTTGTGAAAGGAGGAGCGCACCCAATAAAGCCGTTGGAAGAAAGGACAAGAGTGCTAGGGGGTGTTGAAACATATATAGTACCCGAGTTAGATGTAGCAAGTGCTGTGCACATCGAAACTGGGTCGAATACCGTAACAACGGGTACAAAGCTGCTTGCGATATTATAGGTATGACTCACACTAGCACCAGTTCCAAGCGCAGTTAAATCACCAAAAGCCCAACTATAAACGGCTCCGGGTGGTCCGCCACTTGCAGAAAAATTGACTATCATGGGTACGCAATGCGACGAAGGTAATACCGCTGAAAAATTTGCACTTGGCCCTTGACTAACAAGTAAAACCGAAGAATATAATACTGGTGACCCAGCTACTATTGCCGTATAGGTGATATTGTAGCTACCAGGGGTTGTATAAAGGGTATTAGGACTACTAAGCGTAGATGTTCCAAGGCCAGATCCCAAAGTCCATGAAACAGCACTCGCACCACTAGGCCCTGAAAAAACCACTGATAAAGGAGCGCAACCAGCAGACGGAGTAAGAGTAATCTGGGAAAACGATTCTGAAAAGACGAAAATCAAAAACAGAAAAGTACTTTGGATCAGTTTTTGTTTGTACATTTTAAGAAATATTTTACATTTGGGTAAACCATTGTAGTAAATATAAATAAAAATTCACTTCCAAAACACTGTAGCTTTGAAATTTTTCCAACCCATATTCTTTATAATTATTAGTCTCACTTTAAACGCTCAAACAACAAAACCTGCGCTTAAATCTTCCACTAATCCTCCACAAAAAAAGTACAGTGCTTCAAGCACGCAAAACCTTGTAAACACTGCTAAAAGTGACACCTGTCTAAATAAAAAGTTTTCGATTGTTTTTTACCTTATCCAAGACAGCGCGTATTCTATACTTACGGCTCTACCTAGTAACCCCAACTCATTAGCTAGTTATCAGTTAGGAAGTATTATTAACTTAATAAATGCTGCGTTTGATCCTATTTGCGTATCGTTTGAGCACTGCAAAACAGTCCTCATTCCTAATTACCCCCATAATAAATGGAGAGCTTCAGGAAATGGGTATTCAATTATAAACACCTGGTTCACTGATAATACAATAAACGTTTACATTCCAAAAGAAATAATTCCTCCTTTTGGCGACGAACCACTTGCTTACACTTACCCTCCTCCAACCGGAACTACAGCACCAATAAACGCAATTGTCTGTGGTAAAGACGCCATTAAACCTGTTTCCATGAATGCAGCGGGTTTAATTGGATCCTCAATTATTCATGCTTTTGGCATTTTTTTCGGCTTACCCCATACTTTTGACGAAATTAATCCTACAAGTATTCCAAGTCCGCCCCCTCCTTTAAATTGTACCCCACCAATAGCTACACTTGAATATGCTGATCATGTTAATATCCAAAACTGTAAAGACCATGGCGACGGATTTTGTGATACTGAAGCTGATCCATTCCCTTCAAACCTTTCAACACCTTCCACAATTCCCACAGGAATGGGAGGTTGTTCTGAGCCAGCAGGTATGAAGGATGGAAACGGTACCTTATACTTACCACCTTCTGATAATTTCATGTCTCATTATGATTGCCGTTGTCGGTTTACACACGAACAATATAATCACATGGCTAAAATTATTCTTACCAAACGCCTTTATTTACATTAGTGCTTCTCGTTTTTGTTTCCTGACTATAAAGCACATTGGCTATTTCATTCGTAATGGTTAACTTTGCAGTCTAATTTTTTTGTTTATGTCTCACCTTATTGCGCCTTCCGTTTTATCAGCAAATTTTGCAAATCTTGAAAAAGATATTGAAATGATTAATGCCAGTGAAGCCGATTGGTTTCACGTAGATGTAATGGATGGTGTTTTTGTTCCAAATATTTCATTTGGATTTCCGGTGATTAAGGCTTTACAAAAGCTTGCTAAAAAACCTTTAGATGTACATCTAATGATAGTTGATCCTGATAAATTCACACAGGCTTTTAAGGATGTAGGCGCAGATACACTTACCGTTCACTTAGAAGCATGCACGCACCTTCACCGCAGCATTCAAAATATTAAGAATGTTGGTATGAAAGCTGGTGTTGCTATTAATCCACATACACCTATTCATTTACTTGAAGATATTATAGCCGACATAGATTTAGTTTGTATGATGAGTGTGAATCCGGGTTTCGGTGGACAAAAATTTATTGAAAACACTTTTGATAAAGTAATAAAATTGAAGCAACTGATTAAAAATAAAAACTCTAAAGCATTGATTGAAATTGATGGCGGTGTTGATTTGAATAATTACAAAAAACTCATCAATTGCGGTGCAGATGTTTTGGTTGCGGGCAACACCGTGTTTAGTTCCCCTAGTCCATCAAAAACTATTTCTCAGTTAAAGCAGATTTAGTTTTTTGCTTACAATTTTAACCACAGAGTCACTCAGAGTTTTTTTAAAACAAAGAAAAGTTCGAAATAGAGTTACACGGAGTTTATTCATCAATCCTCTGTGCCTCTGTGCCTCAGTTTCTCTGTGTTTAAGCAACACGTACTCAAAAAGGATAAAAAACTGTCTTTAAATTCTATATTTGTAGTACAACGCTAATTCATATGAAAAAAATAATTTTATCTCTCGCTTTGCTTTCTTTCATCTCTTGTACTCAAACACCGCAGAAAGAAAGAATCAAAGAATTTCAAAATTTAGATTTCAATTTCTATAAAGCGCATTTCGTGGAACGTTTATGGAAACTTTATCCAGAATGGGCTAGCAGTGTTGGATATCATAATTACGACAGTGTATTAACGGTGCCTGACCAAATGCAACGTGAAAAAGAATTGGCGTTTTTCAGAACAAACCTCGACTCGTTAAAACAATTTGATATTTCTAGATTGTCAGAACAAAATAAAACCGATCTGTATATGATCACCGATTTCCTAAAGGGTGGTGATTGGGGCCTTACTTCTTTAAAGTCGTACGAATGGAATCCATCAAACTATAACGTCTGCGGAGTTTTTGCTGAAATGCTGAATGGCAACTATGATAGTTTAGATACCCGCTTATATCATTTTTATTTAAGAATGGCTTCGGTTCCTGAATACTACGAAGCCGCCAAAAACACAATTAAAAATCCAACAACTGAGCATACTGAATTGGCAATCAGTCAAAACTTAGGCGGTGTTTCTGTTTTTGAAAAGGATTTGGAAGAACTTTTAGTAAAATCAAAATTAAGTGAAGAAGCCAAGGCAAACATGAAAGTAAGTGCCACCGATGCTGCGAATGCAGTTAAAGGCTACGCAGACTGGCTAAAAAAATTGAAAAATAATTCTCCAAGAAGTTTTCGTTTGGGTAAAGAATTGTATGCTAAGAAATTTGAATTCGATATTCAATCGGGCTACACAGCTGATCAAATATATGAGAAGGCTTTAGCGCATAAAAAAGATTTGCACGAAAAAATGTTTGAGCTTACTAAAGAATTATGGCCAAAGTATTTAAAAGGTAAAACAATGCCTGAAAATAAACTACAAGCCATCAAACAAATGATTGATATTCTTTCCATTAAACATGTGAAACCAGATTCTTTTCAAACTGCCATTGAAAAACAAATTCCGGTTTTGGTAGATTTTGTGAACAAGAAGAACCTACTTTATATGGATTCAACAAAACCTCTAGTTGTAAGAAAAGAACCTGCTTATATGGCTGGACTTGCTGGTGCTTCTATTTCTTCTCCTGGTCCTTATGATAAAAACGGCAACACCTATTACAATGTCGGAAGCATGAATGGCTGGACAAAAGAAAGAGCTGAAAGTTATTTGCGTGAATACAATCATTATATTTTGCAGATTTTAAATATTCACGAAGCTATTCCAGGACATTATGCGCAATTAATTTATTCTAATCAAGCGCCGAGTATTATAAAAGCTATTCTTGGAAACGGTGCTATGATAGAAGGCTGGGCGGTTTATACAGAACGGATGATGTTGGAAAATGGTTATGGTGCAAGTGATGGTTTTTTCAAAGTAGATTCTGAGATGTGGTTAATGTATTATAAATGGAATTTAAGAAGTACCTGCAATACGATTTTAGATTATTCTGTACATACTAAAAACATGAGCAAAGAAGACGCTTTAAGCTTGTTAACGAAAGAAGCATTTCAGCAACAAGCGGAGGCCGAAGGGAAATGGAGACGCGTTACCTTAAGTCAGGTACAACTCTGCTCCTACTTTACAGGTTATAAAGAAATTTACGATTTTAGAGAAGAACTGAAAATCAAATTAGGAGACAAGTTTAACTTAAAAGAATTTCACGAAACGTTTTTAAGTTACGGAAGCGCACCAGTTAAATACATTAAGGAATTAATGTTGACTAAAGCGTTAGACGCAAAGTAACATAAAAATTTATTGGATCCGCTGGAATTATACCAGGCCCAGGATAACCTTCGGCTCTGCGTGTGAAGTACTTTGAATTTGTGAGGTTATTTATCCCAGCAATTAGTCCAACTTTTTTGTAAGTGTAATTTGCAGAGAGATCAACAATACTATAAGCTGGAATAATTCCATAAATAGCAGATGATGAATATTCAGCGTTTGTGGCATCTGTATATTGTTCATCAGTATATGAGTACTGGCATGTAGCTCCAAACTTTTTAAACTTATAAGTTATTCCAGTTCTGAAAATAATTTCCGGAGCGAATTCAACAATTTTATCACGAAAAATTGCCTGAGAACTTAAATACTTTGCGTTGATAAAAGACAGGTTAACAAAAGTAGAGAGATTATGTTTTGATGTTTTGTTGATCAGTTTTATCCAATCGAGTTCACCAAAAGCCTCAATTCCCATACTGCGACTATCACCGATATTTGTTCGATACCGCACAATTTGAGAAGTAGCAGGATTAACCTTAAGGCTGGTTCCCAAACGATTGTTATACCTTAAAAGAAAACCATTTACATCGAAATACAGTAAATTTTTCAGAGCACCTCTAAACCCTCCGTCGATTGTGTAACCATTCTCGTCTCTTAGATTTGGATCCACTATATAATTATCATTTACTACTCGCATGTCATTAAAATTGATAGAGCGATAATTCTGACTAAAATTAGCATAAAGTTCCAGTCCTTCAGTGGCTTTAAGTTGGGTGCCAATTCCTGCAAGCAAAAAACTTCGCGTATTACTTCTATTGTCTCCTACTTTCTCATCTAATAAGATATTTCCGGCCAAGTCTTTATTTATTAATCGGTAATAGCCTTCAGATGCCGTAGAAATTGTCTCGTACCTTAATCCTGGTGCTACACACCACCGTTTAGTTAACTGAAAAATATTCTCCATGAAAAAAGCATAATTATAGGAAGGGAAAATATAGGACGAGTTTTCTAGATTATTAGGGTTTAAAAATCTAAAATTTGCTTCACTTGATTTATCAGCATCACCTTGCTTACGATACGTGTTGCCTTTGTAATATCTCGCGCCAATTAATACATGGCTGTTTTGTTTGAATAAATAATACCGATGCAAGACTCTAAGTTCAGCTCCGTAATTCTTATATGTATCGCTTAATAAATTTCGATTTGTTGTGGTATCATCAGCACGATCTGG
This region includes:
- the rpe gene encoding ribulose-phosphate 3-epimerase produces the protein MSHLIAPSVLSANFANLEKDIEMINASEADWFHVDVMDGVFVPNISFGFPVIKALQKLAKKPLDVHLMIVDPDKFTQAFKDVGADTLTVHLEACTHLHRSIQNIKNVGMKAGVAINPHTPIHLLEDIIADIDLVCMMSVNPGFGGQKFIENTFDKVIKLKQLIKNKNSKALIEIDGGVDLNNYKKLINCGADVLVAGNTVFSSPSPSKTISQLKQI
- a CDS encoding DUF885 domain-containing protein; the protein is MKKIILSLALLSFISCTQTPQKERIKEFQNLDFNFYKAHFVERLWKLYPEWASSVGYHNYDSVLTVPDQMQREKELAFFRTNLDSLKQFDISRLSEQNKTDLYMITDFLKGGDWGLTSLKSYEWNPSNYNVCGVFAEMLNGNYDSLDTRLYHFYLRMASVPEYYEAAKNTIKNPTTEHTELAISQNLGGVSVFEKDLEELLVKSKLSEEAKANMKVSATDAANAVKGYADWLKKLKNNSPRSFRLGKELYAKKFEFDIQSGYTADQIYEKALAHKKDLHEKMFELTKELWPKYLKGKTMPENKLQAIKQMIDILSIKHVKPDSFQTAIEKQIPVLVDFVNKKNLLYMDSTKPLVVRKEPAYMAGLAGASISSPGPYDKNGNTYYNVGSMNGWTKERAESYLREYNHYILQILNIHEAIPGHYAQLIYSNQAPSIIKAILGNGAMIEGWAVYTERMMLENGYGASDGFFKVDSEMWLMYYKWNLRSTCNTILDYSVHTKNMSKEDALSLLTKEAFQQQAEAEGKWRRVTLSQVQLCSYFTGYKEIYDFREELKIKLGDKFNLKEFHETFLSYGSAPVKYIKELMLTKALDAK
- a CDS encoding TonB-dependent receptor domain-containing protein, whose amino-acid sequence is MRFYLIVILSCVVGRFYSQTANVIGSVQNEKSAQFVKEAIILIGNKSIVTDSNGFFKAAIQINKPVTITVKHVGYKSFSQKLSVTKDTVLTFFIKSDLIYLEEITIQAEKDNSFGISRLNNVEGTTIYAGKKSEAIYVQDLNANLAANSSRQIFSKIPGINVFENDGTGSTIGIGGRGLDPNRVTNFNTRQNGYDISADALGYPESYYTPPTEAIDRIEILRGAAGLQFGTQFGGMINYKFAEAPLDKKISGNFRQTGGSYGFLNSFNQLSGTFKKVSYNTFYQYKHYNGWRSRSELNNHNTFASLKYQITEKLFIKGEYTHLNYVSQQPGGLTDKQFSTNNSIVNRNRNWFKVNWNLTSLTADYKISERTQINFLSFGLLAGRDALGVLIRPDRADDTTTNRNLLSDTYKNYGAELRVLHRYYLFKQNSHVLIGARYYKGNTYRKQGDADKSSEANFRFLNPNNLENSSYIFPSYNYAFFMENIFQLTKRWCVAPGLRYETISTASEGYYRLINKDLAGNILLDEKVGDNRSNTRSFLLAGIGTQLKATEGLELYANFSQNYRSINFNDMRVVNDNYIVDPNLRDENGYTIDGGFRGALKNLLYFDVNGFLLRYNNRLGTSLKVNPATSQIVRYRTNIGDSRSMGIEAFGELDWIKLINKTSKHNLSTFVNLSFINAKYLSSQAIFRDKIVEFAPEIIFRTGITYKFKKFGATCQYSYTDEQYTDATNAEYSSSAIYGIIPAYSIVDLSANYTYKKVGLIAGINNLTNSKYFTRRAEGYPGPGIIPADPINFYVTLRLTL